The sequence TGATTTGGAAACCGAAGCTTCCGATGAAGCTAAAGGTGTTTGTCATGGCTTTTGATCTCGGATGGACTAATTAAACACCCGCTACATGCTCGGGAGAAGGCGTTTCGGTGTGGGCAACGATTTGAGGTGTGTTCTTTGTGTCGTCGTCTtcataaagaaaaaaaattgagcATGTTATTATTCAGGCGTCCTTTTTAGCACGTCTTGCTAGGCAAGTCTTCATCTTTATTGGAGTCCGAATGTGACGCGGACTGCGCTAATTGAGCAAGTTGGACAAGAAAAAATTTATCGGGGCAGTTTTTCTATGCGGTATTAGTTATTGTTTGAAATTCTGGGGAGAATGTTTCAGAGCATGCATGGTTTGATGAAGAAGTGTGGCATGTCAATGTCTAGCATTTTTTTTGAATATTGACTACTATCTGGTTTGTTACCGACTGATCTAGCGGCCTTCACATAAAGTTGCATGGGTTTAGCAAGTCTTGACTTTATCATTTTTGCCGGTAAACCATGCACCCATAATAAATGCAACTTCCAAACGATTAGGCCAGCTAGATCAAACTTGGAAGGAGAAGAATGAATGTGGCATACGGCCTAAACTTCTCAAGTAGTACGGAGCATCTCCAGCACTTCATGGCCAGTACATAACTTCTATTGTAAACACCCTTTAAGATCTTGATACTTTCGTGCTTCTCACCTCTAGGGGTCCGCCAGATGAAGCTAAAGGTGTCTATCATTGCTTTTGTTCTCAGATGGAGTAAGAGCTAGTGTAGTTCATGTCCTCGTGCCGTGCCGGCTGGCCTAGAGTTGGCCGAGCTTTACGGGGTTTCGCCTTGGGAAAAAATATATATCTATGCGCGCTATATTTCAAAAACAAAGGAAGCATGCCCACACAAAGATGGTCCGACCCATGTCTTTTGATTTGGAAACCGAAGCTTCCGATGAAGCTAAAGGTGTTTGTCATGGCTTTTGATCTCGGATGGACTAATTAAACACCCGCTACATGCTCGGGAGAAGGCATTTCGGTGTGGGCAACGGTTTGAGGTGTGTTCTTTGTGTCGTCGTCttcataaataaataaaattgagcATGTTATTATTCAAGCGTCCTTTTTACCACGTCTTGCTAGGCAAGTCTTCATCTTTATTGGAGTCCGAATGTGACGCGGACTGCGCTAATTGAGCAAGTTGGACAAGAAAAAATTTATCGGGGCAGTTTTTCTATGCGGTATTAGTTATTGTTTGAAATTCTGGGGAGAATGTTTCAGAGCAATGCATGGTTTGATGAAGAAGTTTGGCATGTCAATGTCtagcatttttatttttttttgaatattgACTACTATCTGGTTTGTTACCGATTGATCTAGCGGCCTTCACATAAAGTTGCACGGGTTTAGCAAGTCTTGACTTTATCATTTTTGCCGGTAAACCAAGCACCCTTAATAACTACAACTTCCAAActgttaggccaactagatcatacATGGATGGAGAAGAATGAATGTGGCATATGGCCTAAACTTCTCAAGTAGTACGGAGCATCTCCAGCTCTTAATGGCTAATACATTACTTCTATTGTAAACACCCTTTAAGATCTTAATACTTTCGTGCTTCTCACCTCTAGGGGTCCTCCAGATGAAGCTAAAGGTGTCTATCATGGCTTTTGATCTCGGATGGACTAAGAGCTAGTGTGGTTCATGTCCTCATGCCGTGCCGCCTGGCCTAGAGTTGGCCGAGCTTTACGGGGTTTCGCCTTGGGAAAAAAATATATATCTATGCGCGCTATATTTCAAAAACGAAGGAAGCATGCCCACACAAAGATGGTCCGACCCATGTCTTTTGATTTGGAAACCGAAGCTTCCGATCAAGCTAAAGGTGTTTTTCATGGCTTTTGATTTCGGGTGGACTAATTAAACACCAGCTACATGCTCGGGAGAAGGCGTTTCGGTGTGGGCAATGGTTTGAGGTGTATTCTTTGTGTCATCGTCTtcataaagaaaaaaaatgagcgtgttattattcAAGTGTCCTTTTTAGCACGTCTTGCTAGGCAAGTCTTCATCTTTATTGGAGTCCGAATGTGACGCGGACTGCACTAATTGAGCAAGTTGGACAAACTTTTTTATCAGGGCAATTTTTCTGTGTGGTATAAGTCATTGTTTGAAATTCTGGGGAGAATGTTTCAGAGCAATGCATGGTTTGATGAAGAAGTTTGGTATGTCAATGTCTAGCatttttacttttttttttgaaTATTGACTACTATCTGGTTTGTTACCGAGTGATCTAGCGGCTTTCACATAAAGTTGCACGGGTTTAGCAAGTCTTGACTTTATCATTTTTGCCGGTAAACCAAGCACGCATAATAACTACAACTTCCAAACTGTTAGGCCAGCTAGATCAAACATGGAAGGAGAAGAATGAATGTGGTATACGGCCTAAACTTCTCAAGTAGTACGGAGCATCTCCAGCTCTTAATGGCTAATACATTACTTCTGTTGTAAACACCCTTTAAGATCTTGATACTTTCGTGCTTCTCACCTCTAAGGGTCCTCCAGATGAAGCTAAAGGTGTCTACCATGGCTTTTGATCTCGGATGGACTAAGAGCTAGTGTGGTTCATGTCCTCGTGACATGTCTCCTGGCCTAGAGTTGGCCGAGCTTTACGGGGTTTCACCTTGGGAAAAAATATGTATCTATGCACGCTATATTTCAAAAACGAAGGAAACATGCCCACACAAAGATGGTCCGACCCATGGCTTTTGATTTGGAAACCGAAGCTTCCGATGAAGCTAAAGGTGTTTGTCATGGCTTTTGATCTCAGATGGACTAattaaacaaccgctacatgctcGGGAGAAGGCGTTTCGGTGTGGGCAACGGTTTGAGGTGTGTTCTTTGTGTCGTCGTCTtcataaagaaaaaaaattgagcGTGTTATTATTCAAGCGTCCTTTTTAGCACGTCTTGCTTGGCAAGTCTTCATCTTTATTGGAGTCCGAACGTGAAGCGGACTGCGCTAATTGAGCAAGTTGGACGAACATCTTTTAGCGGGGCAGTTTTTCTTTGCGGTATTAGTCATTGTTTGAAATTCTGCGGAGAATGTTTTAGAGCAATGCCTGGTTTGATGCAGAAGTTTGGCATGTGAATGTCTATCATTTATTTTTTTGAATATTGACTACTATCTGGTTTGTTACCGAGTGATCTAGCGGCCTTCACATAAACTTGCACGGGCTTAGCAAGTCTTGGCTTTATCATTTTTGCCGGTAAACCAAGCACCCCTAATAACTACAACTTCTAAACTATTAGGCCATCTAGATCAACATGGAAGGAGAAGAATGAATGTGTGGCATACGGCCTAAACTTCTCAAGTACGGAGCATCTCCAGCTCTTAATGGCTAGTACATTACTTCTGTTGTAAACACCCTTTAAGATCTTGATACTTTCGTGCTTCTCACCTCTAGGAGTCCTCCAGATGAAGCTAAAGGTGTCTATATCATGGCTTTTGATCTCGGATGGACTAAGAGTTAGTTTGGTTCGTGTCCTCGTGACGTGCCGCTTGGCCTGGAGCGCGCCTGGAAGATGCTTGCAAGTTGTTTGGCTTCTGTCCATAAAAAGCTTGAAGTGACCTGGCCTGGAATAGGAGGGAAATTAGCCTTGTTTGAGGAGCTAGGCAATTAGTTAGCCTGGTCCGGGCTTTAGCAATTGACCGCCTGGCGGGCTGCCTGGGTCCTAAGTACTAGGCAAACTGTACTTTTTATTTGTACTCACGACTCATGAGGTAATTTTTAACCTAGTAGCTCTCCcaggctagaaccaaacacccttTTGCCCAGGCTGTCTAACAGGCAAGAAATCGTTCGGGATTCATATCCACACCAGGCAGTAAATTTTCCCAGGCACACAGCTATGGACAAGAACCAAACTAGCCCTAAAAGCCTGCGATATGGTTGGGATAAGGTCTTTTGGTGTGGCGCCGGTTTGGGGTGTGTTCTTTGTGTTGTCATGTTCCTAAAGACACTTCGAGCATGTTACTATTCGAGCGCCCTTTTTAGTGTGTCTTGCTAGGTAAGTTTTCATCTTTATTTGAGTTTGGCTGCGACGTGGATTGCATTTATTCTAAATGAACATTCTACTTGGCTAAATGAACGTTCTACAGGGCTGCTTAATCTCGTCTTTGTTTCACCAATATACTTCACTTGTTATGCAGACCCCCTAAACTTTTTTCCCATGTAGAGTTGGATTATTAATAACCATTATATTCCCtaaaaaatgcttatatgattccTTATAAATTTGCTCGAGCTTTACGGGGTCCGGCGTTCGAAAAGTAATATATAGGTATTATATTTTCGAACAAAGGGAGCATGCCCACACAAAAGTAGCCTGGTCCATGTCTTTTGATTTGGAAATCGAAGCTTCGGATGAAGTTAAAGGTGTTTTTCATGGCTTTCGATGTCAGATGGACTAAACGCCTGCAACATGCTCCAGAGAAGGCATTTCGGTGTGAGCAATGGTTTGGGTTGTCTTTTCAGTGTTGTCGTGTTTCTAAAGAAAAATTGAGCATTTTATTTTCCAAGCGCCCTTGTGTCTTGCTAGGCAAGTCTTCATCTTTACGGGAGTCCGAATGCGACACGGATTGTGCTTGTTGAGCAAGGTAAACGCACATTCCATAGATGTGACCTTTCTTTGGGATATTAATCATTGTGGCCTCGAATTTCATGGGAGAATGCTCTAGAGCAATGTCTGGTTTGCTGCAAAAAATTTGCGTGCCAATTTTTGGCATTTTTTTAATATTGACTACTAATTAATTGGATATTGAATGATCTAGCCGGCCTTGCATAAAGTTGTGTAATTTGGCAAGTCTTTGCTTTAACAATTTCTGGTAGCAAACCAAAGCACACCCGTAATTAGTATGACTTTCAAAACGTTAGGCCATCTAGATCAGCCTCGAATGAGAGGATTTCATGTGGCCTACTGCCTACATCTTCTTAGGTACGGAGCATCTCCAGCTCTTACTGGCTACATTACTTTTATTGCAAACACCCTTCGAAATTTGATACTTTGGTGTATTTTGTAGGGAATGTACTACGCAAAACGCATTTTCTTTACCATGCGCGAACCTGCCAAGATCATTATTGATGTGCAGGTAACGAGATCATACCCTTGATGATGTCGATGAAGTCCTCCTACTCCCACAACTAAGTTGTACCTCTCAGCCGGGAGAGTTTCTCCTCGTGATGATCCGTCTGGTCCAGCGTCGACGATTGTGACACCTCCAAGGTATTCACATGTACCAAAGTAGCAACACCACAACAGCTTGTGGACCAACACAATGAAGCAGCGGGGAACTACGAGAAGGAGTTTCAGTAGCCTTACGATGAAAACTAGATCTAATATAGATGGGTAGAGGGAAGCGGTGGCCAACTAGGAGGGGTTCGGCCAACCTGGCCCCACCAGNNNNNNNNNNNNNNNNNNNNNNNNNNNNNNNNNNNNNNNNNNNNNNNNNNNNNNNNNNNNNNNNNNNNNNNNNNNNNNNNNNNNNNNNNNNNNNNNNNNNNNNNNNNNNNNNNNNNNNNNNNNNNNNNNNNNNNNNNNNNNNNNNNNNNNNNNNNNNNNNNNNNNNNNNNNNNNNNNNNNNNNNNNNNNNNNNNNNNNNNNNNNNNNNNNNNNNNNNNNNNNNNNNNNNNNNNNNNNNNNNNNNNNNNNNNNNNNNNNNNNNNNNNNNNNNNNNTATTCCAGAACCTTCCAGACCTTCTTGGAAGCTTCCATCATATTCTAGAACATTCGAGTACCTTCCAAAACACTTTATAGAGGAAGCATGCATATAGAGTTGGATGTGTTAATGCTTATATGATTCTTGACAAACTTGCTTGAGCTTTACACGGGGTCTGACGTTCGGGAAAAAAATCTATACGCATTATATTTTGGAAACGAATGAAGCATGCCCACACAAAAGTGTCCTGATCCATGTCTTTTGATTTGGAAGCCGAAGCTTTGGATGAAGCTAGAGGTGTTTTTCATGGCTTTGGATCTCGGATGGATTAAACACCCGCTATATCCTTTGGATAAGGCATTTCAGTGGGGACGTAGGTTTGGGGTTTGTTATTTGTGTTATCGTATTCCTAAGGAAAAAATTGAACATGTTATTATTCAAGCGTCCTTTTTAGTGTGTCTTGCTAGGCAAGTCTTCATCTTTATTATAGTCTGAATGCGATGTGGATTGTGCTTATTGAGCAAACCGAATGAAGATTCTATTGGGGCAGTTTTTCTTTGGGATATTAGTCATTGTGGCCTTGAAGTTCCAGGGAGAATCTTTCAGATCAATGCCTCGTTTGAGTACAAGTTTTTCTTTTTTGCTTATAGAGTTGGATGTGTTAATGCTTATATGATTTTTGACAAACTTGCTTGAGCTTTACGGGGCCTGACATTCAGGGAAAAAAATCTATACACATTATATTTTGGAAAGGAAGGAAGCATGCCCACACAAAAGTGGTCTGGTCCTTATCTTTTGATTTGGAAACTGAAGCTTCGAATGAAGCTAAAGGTGTTTTCCATGGCTTTTGCGCTCAGATGGACTAAACACCCGCGACATGCTCAAGAGAAGGCGTTTCGGTGTGGACAACATTTTCGGTGTGTTTTTTGTGTTGTCGTATTCATAAAGAAAAAGTTGAGCATGTTATTATTCAAGCATCCTTTTTTAGTGTGTCTTGTTAGGCAAGCCTACAGCTTAATTGGAGTCCGAATGCGACGCGGATTGCGCTTATTTAGCAAGCTAAACGAATATTCTACAGGGGTGGCTTTTCTTTGGGATATTAGTCATTGTAGCCTTGAATTTCTGAGGCGAATGTTCCAACGCAATGCCTGGTTTGCTGCAAAAGTTTGGCATGCCAATTCCTTGCATTTTTTCAATATTGACTACTAACTGGGTGATTATCGAAAGATCTAATCGACCTCACATGAAGCTGCGCAATTTGGGCTGATCAAACTTTTGAAACGAAGGAAGCATGCCCACACAAAAGTTATACATGGTTATATTTTGGAACAAAGGAAGCATGCCCACACAAAAGTGGCCTGATCCATGTCTTTTGATTTGGAAACTAATGCTTGGGATGAAGCTAAAGATGTTCTCCATGGCTTTTGATCTCGGATGGACTAAACACCTGCAATATGCTCGGGAGAAGGGGTTTCGGTCTCTCAACATAACCAGTTCAAATTTCTGTACACCAAGTTCGTTTGTGACAGTCGACACATAATTTAGCTAGTTTGTCATTTCAATATTACTAGCTAGTTTGTCTTGTAACTAGCAAAGTCGCAGTACTTTTTAGTGGTGTGTATTTGATTACATAATAATTGATCAATAgagcagtctgaacctgcttttTGGCTCTTGCCATGCTCAACTTATTATATGATGAAATGCAAGAGGATATATGCTTGCACCCAAATGAAGATAAATTTTACAATATACTGCATATTTGGCAAATACAACAAGATGATTAACTGGATAACAAAATTATCATTTCACAGCACGAAAACATGCAGAGGCACTATCTGATCTCGTAAACCAAAAGCACAAGGCAAAAAATGCCCAACTGAAGCCTGGCTAAGCATTCAATTCCAGGTTAATGTATTTGCCCTCTGAATGAAACCTACTACACACTTGCTGTCCAGAAGAAACACCAGCAGTTGGATTTTGCCGAAGATTCAATTGACCGGTAGATACCAAAAGATGATCCATTTGACCACATGATACTAAGAAGAGAGTTACTGCATATACAAGTCATCCTCTACATGTTATATCATCAACTAGTCTCTATCTGTTCGCGGCTGCAGGATTCGTAAGCATGTATAGGATTGCATAGCCTGATAGCACGGTTAGAACCCTTGATCCTCGGAACATCATGCTTCGGGTCGACCGATCAGGGTTGTTGGGGGAGGCCGGGGAACTTCCCCATTGGGGTGTCTGTGGCGGCGACAAGGTACTTGCCCAAGTCATGGCGACACTTTGGGCACTTGGCCACCTTGTAGAACCACGGCAAGATGCAGTCGCAGTGGAAGGAGTGGGAGCACGGCAGCCTCACCCTCACGGTGGTGTCACTGTCGTCATTGGTGTCACTGTCGTCCCTGACAAAATCCTCCATGCATATAGGGCAGTCGGTCGGCGTCGCCGCGAATAGGCATCGAGTCACCGTGGCACGCTCGTCACACGCCAGAAGCAGCGCCTTGGGCTCTCTGTAGATGACCTCCACCCGGATGGTCAGAGACATTTCCATGTTGTAGCGGAGGGTGACGCCACCGTTCTCATCGGTGTCACGGCGGGATCCGTCCGCCACGAACGTGGCCAGATCGTGGGGAAGGAAGGTGTCCCAGTTGTCGGCGGCAAGGTCGATGTCGCAGAGGAGCGGCTTCTGCGCGAGCATCTGATGGATGGTGTCGCGGCAGACCAAGTAGCTTCGGAAGAAGGCGTTGGGATCAAAGAGCTCAAAGGCCTGGTTGAATTTCCTTGGAGCATCCTCGTGCAGGAGGGTGGGTCTCCTCGGCCCTCCCACTGCCTGCAGTGTGTAGCGCGCCAGCAGGTTGCCGTGCAGGAGGACGCGGCACCTGTGACCTTCGCTCGGGTTGATGATGATGTCTCGCTTGATACTCCCTTCTCCACTGAGACGTCACTCTGTCGCCACTGCGGCCACCAGCGATATTCTGCTCAATGGCGGCCAAGGCATGCCTTGTGGCTGTCCAGGAAGCTCGAATCAGGCTGGACCTGAGAAGAAACAGAGCACGGTCGTGTGATGTCCTGGCTGAATCAGAGGACGACATTGCCTAAGGAAATAAAATGGGCAAAAGGAGGAGTGTATAAATTAAAATTAAAATATAAATTAAAATTAACCCTGACAGCATACTTGGTTATCCAGTGCAAAAATGGGTTCCCTTTTAAACTATGGAACAGAAGGAATCATCATCAGCCGTAAATGCAAGTCAGCTTCTCTTCATACAGAATAGAAGACGTCTTGGAAGCATGAACCACACCTTATATATATGTGCTAATCTGATgagagcattttcttttcaatttaATCGCGCAGTGCCAACATCCGCACCCATAGATGTTTTGTTTGTGTACGAataatagaatttttttcttctaaaatttAATGAACAAAGTTTAAGGTCCATAGGCTCCTATATATCCTGTCGAACATAGAATTCTACTACATTGGCTGAACAAATTGGCATTTCAACTTTCCCAGAGGCATTATCGCAAACACCTTGCGAGCGGGCTCAGAGCGCGCACCTGCGGCATAGACTATGCTAATCGCAAGCAAGCGAAGCAACCATCACGATTCACAAACGCCACATGCAATTGCAAAAAAATTGGGCGGAACGGAGGCTGAAGGAGAGGctgaggggggagggagggaggagggtgaAGGTGGGATGGAGCATTACCTTTCTGGGGAACAATCAGGGCTGGAGAAGCGGTGCTCGGCGGTGGAGTAGCGGGGAGGCGCGGAGGCGGTCCGCCCGGCGGTGGTcgacggggaggaggcggcggcagcggcgactcGAACCTCCCTCGGGTTGCGGCGCACCGTCCCTAGCTGCGGCCGCCGCAGAGTGGCTCGCGCGCTTCGCTTCGGTCGGGTGGAGTCCAAACCTGGCCACATGGGCCGGTCCTGGCGTGCCTGGTCTGTGATGGGCCTGGCCCGGCACGATCCCCTTTTTTTACTTTTATACTTCCCAATAGGATGAATATAGGCCCAAAATAGCCCAATAGGCGAATCATACACGGGCTAGCGGGCTAAACATGCCGTCGGACCAGTCCGTTTACTAAGGGAGTCGTTTGCCTAAAAAAAAAAACTAAGGGGGTCGTTCATCTTGCTAGGCAAGTCCTCATCTTTATTGGAGTCTGAATGTGACGTGGATTGCGCTTATATTGAGCAAGTTGAACACGTTCTATTGGGGCAGTTTTTCTTTGGGACATTAGTAATTGAGGCTACGAAATTCTAGGGAGACTGCTTCAAAGCAATGCCTGGTTTGTTGCACAAGTTTGGCAGGTCAATGTCTGGctttttttttttcaaatatcGACTACTAAATGGTTGGTTACCGAATGATTTAGCCAACATCACATAAAGTTGCGTAATTTTGGCAAGTCTTGGCTTTATCATTAGTGGTGTGTTTCATTAAAAAAATCATTTCCTTTTCACAAAAATGCTAGCATTTTGAAGTTGCTGGTTTTTCACACAAAATGAGAAAAAATGTACAAGCAATGAGGTTGCATGTGTGCCCTGAAATAAAATGGGGGCGTAGAATGTCTACATCGTTAACGCGTGGCATGTCAATTGGTAGGCAATTTGGGTAGGGGGGAAATTGACTTTTTTTCTTCATGGTGAGGTTTGTCGGCCCTCCCCTGCCGTCCTAAACCAAGGGCTTATGGATTCGGTTCCCTAatcaatctctcttctctctcttgtgGGTCATGCGCTCCACCCCTCAGATCAGGGCAtgactgattgtttgattgctTCATACTTCCACGGAGGAGAAGAGGTAATCATCGAATTTAATCCCCTATCCTAGCGGGTAGAGTAGTGTTCCTTCGAAGATGCGACAGACTTCGTCGACCTCTTTGTGCCGCATGCCGAAACGTAATCGTTGTTGGTTCTTGTTCCAGGGTAAATCCTATTTGTTGCTTGTTGCCACTGAGTGTGGTGCAATCACAAAATGGCGGGTTGGCCAGACTACCACTTTTTCCGGGTTTTAAGAAGGATCTAGAAGGATTTCATTTTTATTTCATTtcatttttgttgttttctttgtctgttattttttatttctttcttgtaCATTTCTACATTTTCTATTTGAGTTATTTTTTTTACGTTTTAGAATGGTTTTATTTACctttatttttatttaaaaaaatacaaaaatttcaaaaatattcacaaCCTAAAAAAATCAGATGTTTAAAggaatgttcacaaattttaaaaaatcttCACAAAGATTTTTCTAAAATGTACGTGAATATAGATTGACGGAAAAACTAAAGTAACCTAAAAAACTAGGAACTGAATCAAAAACCAATGAAAATTAGAGGAAGTGATAAATGTAAAAGAATACTTACTGCTACGTAATTTATTTATCATTTACAACACAAAATTTCTGTAGAGCCCCTTTATTTATAGGAATGCAatcatattcctatggaggaattcttcctatcctccacatttcataggaaaataaatattagcctagactcaatgggaaaaaaatcctatgatgtgaatcaaagggcatctcctttcctattaATTTCTGCTCATAGgatttaagatacatgtcatctcatttcctatgattttcctattgctacgattttcctacactACGAACCAAGTGAGGCCTGAGATCCC comes from Triticum aestivum cultivar Chinese Spring chromosome 5B, IWGSC CS RefSeq v2.1, whole genome shotgun sequence and encodes:
- the LOC123117858 gene encoding E3 ubiquitin-protein ligase RNF181 — encoded protein: MLAQKPLLCDIDLAADNWDTFLPHDLATFVADGSRRDTDENGGVTLRYNMEMSLTIRVEVIYREPKALLLACDERATVTRCLFAATPTDCPICMEDFVRDDSDTNDDSDTTVRVRLPCSHSFHCDCILPWFYKVAKCPKCRHDLGKYLVAATDTPMGKFPGLPQQP